The genomic interval GTCCGGCACGGCAGCGCCACTGTAGCGCGCTCCTCCGGGTTCAGGTGGACGGAAGTCCGCGCCGTGTCCGCCCCTTCGCCGTGGAGCCGGATGCACGGGCGGTACGCCTCCGGCCCCCTCCCGTCGAACCCACCCAGGCCATGACCTCCGACACCGGCGCGAGGGGATTGCCCCGCCAGGCCTCCAGGATGTGCGCCTCGCTCACCAGCCCCAGCAGGCCGCCACTCTC from Myxococcus stipitatus carries:
- a CDS encoding CBS domain-containing protein; this encodes MERNRAIKEAWSSFIATVFPTDTLLRALREMERHHVRLLGVVEESGGLLGLVSEAHILEAWRGNPLAPVSEVMAWVGSTGGGRRRTARASGSTAKGRTRRGLPST